The following are from one region of the Candidatus Cloacimonadota bacterium genome:
- the rfaE2 gene encoding D-glycero-beta-D-manno-heptose 1-phosphate adenylyltransferase, which yields MENKMKLKTWDEIKRIVKELKKSGKQVVFTNGCFDIIHAGHVQYLQEAKNLGDILIIGLNSDESVRKLKGKNRPLNNELNRAIVLSGFYFVDYVVIFEEDTPYDLINLIKPDILVKGGDWKIQDIVGSDIVLKKKGKVKSLSFKDGFSTTKLINKIKKEKDR from the coding sequence ATGGAAAATAAAATGAAACTAAAAACCTGGGATGAAATAAAAAGAATCGTTAAAGAGCTGAAAAAATCAGGAAAGCAAGTTGTCTTCACAAATGGTTGTTTTGATATTATTCATGCGGGACATGTCCAATATCTCCAGGAAGCAAAGAATCTGGGAGACATTTTAATTATTGGATTAAATAGTGATGAATCTGTTCGGAAACTGAAAGGAAAGAATCGTCCTCTTAATAATGAATTAAATAGAGCTATTGTTTTATCAGGATTTTATTTTGTAGATTATGTTGTTATTTTTGAAGAAGATACGCCATACGATCTCATAAATCTGATCAAACCTGATATTCTGGTCAAAGGCGGAGATTGGAAAATTCAGGATATTGTCGGTTCGGATATTGTCTTGAAAAAAAAAGGAAAAGTTAAAAGCCTTTCTTTCAAGGATGGTTTTTCCACTACAAAGTTAATAAACAAGATCAAAAAAGAAAAAGATCGATAA
- a CDS encoding CTP synthase, producing MAKHIFVIGGVLSSLGKGIASSSIGLLMKKMGYNVVMQKFDPYLNVDPGTMSPFQHGEVFVTDDGAETDLDLGHYERFIGIPLNKNSNSTSGQIYEKVIKKERKGDYLGKTVQVIPHVTNEIKSLIHNIAKDKDIVITEVGGTVGDIESLPFLEAIRQFRLDVGKENSLFIFLTYVPFIKAAGELKTKPTQHAATKLREIGIQPDILLCRSEKAYDEDIRSKIALFTNVQRSYVINAIDVSTIYEVPKTLMQARLHEKICKQLHLREHHIDFSDWEQIIDNIKNPEKEVNIAVCGKYVEHQDAYKSVGAALIHAAAANRLKLNIRWVDSEKTISENDIKKQLENIDGILIPGGFGVRGIDGKIAIAKYAREHKIPYFGICLGMQIAVIEFALHVCKLENSYSTEFDEECKNPVIDLMNDQKYLEKMGGTMRLGAYPCKVKEESLAYQIYWKKEISERHRHRYEFNNKYRKIIEEKGMIISGTSPDNFLVEIIEIPDHPFYIAVQFHPEFKSRPDKAQPIFKEFVKKSAEMRKEDKTG from the coding sequence ATGGCTAAACATATTTTTGTGATTGGTGGTGTTTTATCATCTCTTGGAAAAGGAATCGCATCTTCATCTATTGGATTGTTGATGAAAAAAATGGGTTATAATGTTGTTATGCAGAAATTCGATCCGTATTTGAATGTCGATCCCGGAACCATGAGTCCGTTCCAACATGGAGAAGTTTTCGTCACAGATGATGGAGCGGAAACAGACCTTGACCTTGGACATTATGAAAGATTTATTGGAATTCCTCTCAACAAAAATTCCAATTCAACTTCCGGTCAGATCTATGAAAAAGTGATCAAAAAAGAGAGAAAAGGTGATTATCTCGGAAAAACCGTTCAGGTCATCCCGCATGTTACCAATGAGATAAAAAGTTTGATCCATAATATAGCCAAAGACAAAGATATTGTCATAACCGAAGTTGGTGGAACGGTTGGAGATATCGAGAGTCTTCCCTTTTTGGAAGCTATCAGACAATTCCGTCTCGATGTTGGTAAAGAAAATTCTCTTTTCATATTCCTGACTTATGTTCCTTTCATCAAAGCTGCCGGAGAATTAAAAACCAAACCAACCCAGCATGCAGCCACAAAACTTCGGGAAATTGGTATTCAGCCGGATATTTTGCTTTGTCGTTCGGAAAAAGCTTATGATGAAGATATAAGGAGCAAGATCGCTCTTTTTACAAATGTGCAGAGAAGTTATGTGATCAATGCCATTGATGTGTCCACCATTTATGAAGTTCCCAAAACCTTGATGCAAGCCCGTCTTCATGAAAAAATTTGTAAGCAATTGCATCTGCGGGAACATCATATCGATTTTTCCGATTGGGAGCAGATCATCGATAATATTAAAAATCCGGAAAAAGAAGTGAATATCGCAGTTTGCGGAAAATATGTCGAGCATCAGGATGCGTATAAAAGCGTAGGAGCAGCTCTAATTCACGCTGCTGCTGCCAACAGGTTAAAATTAAATATTAGATGGGTTGATTCCGAGAAAACGATTTCGGAAAATGATATTAAAAAACAGCTTGAAAATATTGATGGAATTTTGATTCCTGGAGGTTTTGGTGTGCGTGGGATCGATGGGAAAATTGCGATTGCCAAGTATGCTCGTGAACATAAAATTCCTTATTTTGGGATTTGTCTCGGTATGCAGATCGCTGTTATTGAATTTGCTTTGCATGTCTGTAAACTTGAAAATTCATACAGTACGGAATTTGATGAGGAATGTAAAAATCCGGTGATAGATCTGATGAATGACCAGAAATATTTGGAGAAAATGGGTGGAACAATGCGTCTCGGTGCTTATCCGTGCAAAGTTAAAGAAGAAAGCCTTGCCTACCAAATTTACTGGAAAAAGGAAATATCAGAACGACATCGACATCGATATGAATTTAACAATAAATATCGAAAGATCATTGAAGAAAAAGGAATGATTATTTCCGGAACTTCTCCTGATAATTTCCTGGTCGAGATCATAGAAATCCCTGATCATCCTTTTTATATTGCAGTTCAGTTCCATCCTGAATTCAAATCAAGACCGGATAAGGCACAACCTATTTTTAAGGAATTCGTAAAAAAATCTGCGGAGATGAGGAAAGAAGATAAGACTGGATAA